A region from the Triticum aestivum cultivar Chinese Spring chromosome 3D, IWGSC CS RefSeq v2.1, whole genome shotgun sequence genome encodes:
- the LOC123079277 gene encoding uncharacterized protein: MDPPKRAVPQGSPRRSPRAMEGDENAAPRHSAAAGPASPQRKKVLGERNGAGRGQEGAASAAKAAALTPPPPTGGTGTGTYDPKTNYTTPRPDFLRYDPKRSREIILRLGREVEGGDSSSATSGTEHSEVLSSGSSAATGGDSECDDADEEEVAPAQGQGGRWARRLLLLLVSSACLFCYIYCMSSAPFPATTSEGPISFVGLNGSMCDVGVHEAVPLLGPIQYEPEAGIGQFVEGGSDDGIPLHGPGASPSNFMAVAMMGMADACPNVAFGEFTCQIGDESSEILDVLKEDSEIGELKSEASMRPLENAEENSEVVCSGGDVTGVPFGSTHSDDLDEDELGLVPQETGEDDSEHSMPPSVTMDEILESESVKVVSDDKGLESERLDQEEFDSLGYENTAKAAKKLVDMVKILWSAVEPHLLKMLACLSVAGLVTVMFKYSQRSRKVKVPVSQRMPSVPPRRVPVLAPHNAVPLPVFHSEQPVQRIVPKQESSACLELPVQTLLSESDQSVCLDVPSIGRRDHDQKVQQEDGSVERPSDGSTVDHKDTDRSKPPVVQLLGEFSFVDADSSRRRSVKDSIQHAGHVTVQESMSLRKRVVKTQKDSDKMRTPGLEAATKKETARAEEEKVGATPTPPRRSNRLRKLASP, encoded by the exons ATGGATCCGCCCAAGCGAGCTGTCCCCCAAG GTTCCCCGCGACGAAGCCCCAGGGCCATGGAGGGCGACGAGAACGCGGCCCCGAGGCACTCCGCCGCGGCGGGGCCCGCGTCCCCGCAGAGGAAGAAGGTTCTGGGGGAGCGGAACGGCGCCGGCCGCGGGCAGGAGGGCGCCGCGTCGGCCGCCAAGGCCGCCGCGCTCACCCCGCCACCTCCCACCggggggacggggacggggacgtacgACCCGAAGACGAACTACACCACGCCGCGGCCGGACTTCCTGCGCTACGACCCCAAGCGGAGCCGCGAGATCATCCTCCGCCTGGGGCGCGAGGTGGAGGGCGGCGACAGCTCCAGCGCCACCTCGGGCACCGAGCACTCGGAGGTGCTGTCTTCCGGCTCGTCGGCGGCGACAGGGGGCGACTCCGAGTGCGACGacgccgacgaggaggaggtggcgcccgCGCAAGGGCAGGGAGGCCGCTGGGCGCGGCGACTGCTGCTGCTTCTCGTGTCCTCGGCCTGCCTCTTCTGCTACATCTACTGTATGAGTTCCGCTCCCTTCCCTGCTACCACTTCAGAAGGACCCATCAGTTTCGTCGGATTGAATGGGAGCATGTGTGATGTCGGTGTTCACGAGGCAGTTCCTCTGCTGGGGCCGATTCAGTATGAACCTGAGGCAGGTATAGGCCAATTTGTGGAGGGGGGCAGTGACGATGGTATCCCTTTGCACGGCCCAGGAGCTTCTCCTAGCAACTTCATGGCAGTTGCAATGATGGGAATGGCAGATGCCTGCCCTAATGTTGCCTTCGGAGAATTTACATGCCAAATTGGGGATGAGAGCAGCGAGATTTTGGATGTTCTGAAGGAAGATTCTGAAATAGGCGAGCTGAAATCGGAAGCGAGCATGAGGCCACTCGAGAATGCTGAAGAAAATAGTGAAGTTGTATGCTCGGGTGGAGATGTCACTGGAGTTCCCTTTGGATCCACCCACAGCGATGATTTGGATGAGGACGAGCTAGGATTAGTTCCTCAAGAGACAGGGGAAGATGATTCAGAACACTCCATGCCACCATCGGTCACCATGGATGAAATTCTGGAATCAGAAAGCGTGAAGGTGGTGAGTGATGATAAGGGTTTGGAAAGTGAGAGGTTAGATCAAGAAGAATTCGACTCGCTGGGGTACGAAAACACAGCAAAAGCTGCCAAGAAACTTGTTGATATGGTGAAAATCCTGTGGTCTGCAGTGGAACCACATTTGCTGAAGATGCTGGCATGCTTATCTGTTGCAGGCCTTGTGACTGTTATGTTCAAGTATTCCCAAAGGTCTCGCAAGGTCAAGGTGCCCGTGTCACAACGTATGCCTTCAGTTCCACCCAGGCGAGTGCCAGTATTAGCTCCACATAATGCTGTGCCACTGCCGGTGTTCCATTCAGAGCAACCTGTGCAACGGATTGTGCCCAAACAAGAGTCATCTGCCTGCTTGGAGCTTCCTGTGCAAACGTTGTTGTCAGAGTCAGATCAATCTGTGTGCCTCGATGTTCCATCAATTGGTCGTAGGGATCATGATCAGAAAGTTCAGCAAGAGGATGGTAGCGTTGAAAGGCCTTCAGATGGCAGTACTGTGGATCATAAAGATACTGACAGATCAAAGCCACCGGTGGTTCAGTTGCTCGGAGAGTTCTCATTTGTCGATGCAGATAGCTCAAGACGGAGGTCTGTCAAAGACTCAATTCAGCATGCTGGACACGTCACGGTTCAGGAATCCATGTCTTTGAGGAAGCGTGTGGTCAAGACGCAAAAGGATTCTGACAAAATGCGAACCCCTGGTCTTGAAGCAGCAACAAAGAAG GAGACTGCAAGAGCAGAAGAAGAGAAGGTGGGTGCTACACCGACTCCACCGAGGCGTTCAAATCGTCTCCGTAAACTGGCTTCTCCTTGA